A genomic segment from Necator americanus strain Aroian chromosome III, whole genome shotgun sequence encodes:
- a CDS encoding hypothetical protein (NECATOR_CHRIII.G8899.T1), producing the protein MLTEFDKTCGCIGPQLNLQKASSCGTDGSWTTPFTLNGTNISGFTSYVYLGRELSMMNDLTSELGRKRRAAWEAYKSIEHPAPCSPLQHHRTSCFDLCFGNLGISQAGRKRGERH; encoded by the coding sequence atgctgaccgaattcgacaaaacatgtggatgcatcggtcctcagttgaatctacaaaaggcgagttcatgcggaacggatgggtcttgGACcaccccattcacgctcaatggaacgaacatatccggattcaccagctacgtttatctgggtcgggaattgagcatgatgaacgacctgacctccgagctgggcaggaagagacgagcggcttgggaagcgtataagagcatcgaacacccggctccgtgctcacctcttcaacaccaccgtacttcctgctttgacctatgcttcggaaacctgggcatttcgcaagcaggaagaaaacgcggtgagcgtcattga
- a CDS encoding hypothetical protein (NECATOR_CHRIII.G8900.T3) has protein sequence MSEPNRTTAPSGLAFVVSDDQAAEDFDKIAEQRRQAKRAALLAKTMKRKEEIENKVDQIEQRNAEKRLAELAKPEMTEQRKLEELQRQKILDDYKRREMEKQLGVESGSNSARGPPGRGHSQPPFIRTKSQMSELALSTDGVEKGRLPRVRGQSTVEQRISVSSLQEPTQKLFAKAAPKSNRGLIINVLQYGVFPGAVNDQTRMKTMNDLATSDAKHFLILFRDCKCQYRGLYSWDQVSDTAIKISGQGPSKCSESIMKLMFKYDSGAKNFSQIPTNHLGATIDGFSIQDQFWQKLKIPYSGAASHRNN, from the exons ATGTCTGAACCAAATAG AACAACAGCACCATCAGGACTAGCTTTTGTTGTCAGCGACGATCAAGCGGCCGAGGATTTCGATAAAATT gctGAGCAACGTCGTCAGGCTAAGCGAGCTGCCCTTCTCGCAAAGACAATGAAACGCAAAGAGGAAATTGAGAACAAG GTGGATCAAATTGAGCAAAGGAATGCCGAGAAAAGATTGGCGGAGTTAGCCAAACCTGAAATGACAGAGCAGCGCAAGTTAGAGGAGTTACAGCG CCAAAAAATTCTGGACGACTACAAGCgaagagaaatggaaaaacaatTGGGTGTTGAGTCAGGGTCGAATTCTGCTCGTGGTCCTCCTGGTCGTGGCCATTCGCAGCCACCTTTCATTCGTACCAAGTCacag ATGTCTGAGTTAGCGTTAAGTACGGATGGAGTGGAGAAGGGACGTCTACCTAGAGTACGCGGGCAGTCCACCGTTGAACAGCGTATTTCGGTTTCAAGCTTGCAAGAACCAA cTCAAAAGCTCTTTGCCAAGGCTGCTCCGAAGTCTAATCGAGGCTTGATTATTAATGTTCTTCAGTACGGTGTATTTCCTGGGGCGGTAAATGACCAGACGAGAATGAAG ACGATGAACGATCTGGCTACTTCCGATGCGAAACATTTTCTCATCCTCTTCCGGGACTGTAAGTGTCAGTATCGAGGCTTATATAGCTGGGATCAG gTATCCGACACGGCTATCAAAATTTCGGGACAGGGTCCTTCAAAGTGTTCGGAAAGCATCATGAAGCTAATGTTCAA ATATGATTCGGGTGCGAAGAATTTCTCACAAATACCCACAAATCATCTCGGTGCAACAATCGACGGTTTCTCAATTCAGGACCAATTTTGGCAGAAGCTTAAAATCCCCTATAGTGGTGCAGCGTCCCATCGAAATAATTGA